CATTAGAGCCCCTGAGGGAGGACCAGGGGGCATGTGTCAAACCGTCCCAGGAACCACTGTGTTCGGGGAAGTGGGGTGAACCATAGCAACCTCTGAGTCTCCCCTCCCTAAGGCCTGGTTGCTACTGTGGCTTCAGGTCCCTTAGGTGGTGGATTTGCTTCAGTATGTACAGAATGTGAGGGAGGGGGTTAGATGGCCTCCACTGGTCTCAACGGCTGCACATGGCTCCTGATGGCTAATGTCACCCAGGGATGCTTGGGTGTCCACTCCCTTCCTGGGCAGTGTTGTTGCCATGGTTACAAGTGCGGAGCCAGTTTAAGCTTGAAGCATCCTGCGACCTGGCTATGGCGGCCACGCAGACAGGATACGGGAACATGAACTGGTCTGCTTTGCCTCACTCACTGGCGGCTAGCCTTTCTTCCATCTGTAGTCAACCAAGCTCTGGTCTTTTGTTTTGACAACGCCCCCAAGGCCCAGCTCCCAAGTGACAGTGTCCAGGCCAGCCATCAGAAATGCAGATTCCAGCCCAAGCTGCCAGGATCCAGCCACCACTGAGCAAGCACATCGCTCCTTCTGAACTTCAACTCCTTCTCTGAAGCAGATCAGGACCCACCATGCCAGCCACAGTAATAACCAACTAAAGCACCCTTGAAAGCAAGCTGGCCCTGTGATGTGGAGGCTGTGGTCCTCTCCACATGTGGAGGCTATGTCCTGAGTAAAGATGGTGTCCTGGGGGCTGCTGCCCAATGCCAGACCCCCACAGAATCATGGGATTTTGCTGCAGTAGGGCCTAGGCCCGCCTTGCTGGGGCTTCCTGAATACAACTGACCCTCACATCTTcttcccacccaccacccagaGGCCCTTTCAAAAGCAGACCCTCTCTTCTGAACCCCACTTTCTTGTGGGCCCCACTCTGCCTACACTGAGGGTTCCCTAGAAGAGACAAGCCAGTCCACAGGGAAGGGAGACAGGCTGACCGGTGATGTGAACACTCTTTGGGTCTTCCAGCCATATTAACTGAAAACTGACCTGGAGTATAGAGACGGGTGAGGGTGCGCCATGGCAGGAAAGCGTTCTGCAGAGGGAAAGAGATCTCATCCATTGTTCAGCCCAGAATCCAGATAGGAAGTAGGAAGGGATAACCCAGGCTGGTAGGTGGGTACCAGGCCATCCCCAGGGACACAAGTCCTGAGCAGGGATACAAAGCTGTCAGAAGGCAACAAGCATCAGTAGAAGGTGAATCCCAAGGGTCATGGCCCTTTAAGAAATCAAGTCCTAAATATTCAGAAAAGTTATCTCTGGCATGACAGTGTTGCCTAGAAACCTAAAGAACGTCACTTTGTAGACGCACCCGCACTGCGGCTATCCAGGTGCTGTTGGCCCAGCCTGGAGGCCACACTGAATTGTTAGTTTCCTCGCCGAGTGCTGTCAAATGATGACTGCTTCCTAGGATGTGAGGGTGGGATTCTGACATGTGATGTTTACCGATTTCCTTGGTGTAGAGCCTCTGCGTGGTCAGATTCAAGGGACTGTGGTACAAGCTCACTCCCAGAATCCCTGAAAAGTTAATGACAACCATTATGACCTAACTATTGTCTAGCTAGTTGGAGATGCTCTCCCAGCTGTGAGGACCTACAGACAGATGTTGGCAGGGTCGTGAGGGACAGGTGTTGGCTAGAATTGAAGACAACAGAATCCCAGTCAGCAGCTTTCAGCACAAAAAGCTTTATTGAGGGCTCACAGAAAGGCTGAGAGGGGACAGGATGAGGTTCAGGACTGAGCTTCCAAGAAAGGCAACTTAGAAGCCATTCTAGGAGCCTAATGCCCTGAGAGCTGCCACAGGCCAGAACACTCCATCTCAGCCTATGACTTATGACCCCTCAACCTCTGACCCCATCCAAGGAATTCAATTTAGAACCATGTCTTAGGCAATCACATGTGACTAGTGAGAGGGAAAGTGCCCAATGGAACCTGTGGGTGGGACCCGGGATGATAGGTTTAtactgatgggggaggggagggcacgACACTGAGCCATACGGCAGAAAAACCACCCACTGTGCCTGAGGAACATTTAGGTACCTCTCTTTTCTGTGTGGCAAGATCCCATCTACCTTCAAGAGACAGgggtggatgggggtggggatgcaCAGAGTAGGGGAAACTGACCCAGAGTCCTAGAGATCTAGAGGGTCTGTGTAGAGTCGGGGAAGGAGAACATCTCAttcaaggagaggaggagggtgaaGCTGGCGGAAGCAGGTTTGTATCCAGGGAGAAAGACAGTCTCAACGCAACCACTCCCATCCGCAAGTCTTCACCAGAGACTCCAGCCTCATACAGCCTCATACACTTACCCTGTGGGCTGGTCATGGGAAggaagaattatatatatatatatatatatatatatatatatatatatatatatatattttttttttttttttttttttttttaatggaatggCAGCAGGGTTGGAACCTTGGATGAGCAGGAGAGTGGAGAGGCCTCTGGGGTTCTCCttacaggaagacagggcatgcTTTCTCCAGGGTCCATACAAGGAGACTCTCCTTGTCTCCTCTTCCCAGCAAGGgctaagtggggggggggggggagcatatAAATACGCAACCAGGTAGGGTCAAGCCCTAGGCTAATAGCAGCAAGTCTGGCAGTGAGTTGAATAGCCCGGGAAGGAGTCCTACCCCTGTGTATCTAAAGGGCCCAGTAGGGTGTTTCTGAGACAAGAACAGCTCAAGGCTTCACCACCAGGCCTCCACCCATGTTCTTTTCAAACCTGCTTGTGTCAATGGGACAGTGGCAAGTTTCTAAATACTAAGAAGGAGGGTAGAAAGGCTGCAGGGGCCAGCTACCTCCCAACCTGTGCCCCCTGCCTGGAAACAGCTGCCATCCCTGCACCGGATCACAACATACAGTAAGAGGAATGCAAGCCATACTCTCTGCACTGGCACCTCCCAGAGTAGGTGCCAGGCTAGATGTGTCCCTGTCCATGGAATAGGCATCACTACTTCAGGACAGCCACAGTATCAGGATGGCACCTGGTCCTTAATTCAAGCCCTCATCTCTGGCTTTTTAGCCTCTTTTCCTAGGCACAGAACCCTTCAGGGTCCAGATCATCCCTCAGCATCTGCCTCCTCTGAACACTTAACTGGATACTGTGTGTTGAGCATGTCTGTGCCATGGGGGTCAGGCAGCTGTCACACCAGTGACTGATGTCCCTAAGGAGGCTGTCTGGAGGTTCCAATTCTCATGGGAATGGTCCTACTAGCTCTGGCAGGGTCTGACCCTGAAGACAGTGTAGCTTGGCCCAGTGCTGTGGAGGGATAGTGGGCAGTTTGGGAGCTCACCCAGGGCTCCAGATTCGTATCCTATTCACACTGCAGATGCCGGACATGGAAGCCCCATGGCCACCACCATGGAGCTGTGGGCATTCGGCAGTGGGGAAAAGTCTGGAGTTAGcgagtgttttttctttttcatatactTCTGCAGCCGACAGTTGTGTGGCCTCTGGCAACCGTGTCACATGGTGACAGAACTGTGGGCCACAGGGATGGTAAGACCAAGTCAGGCCAGGCCCCTCCCCCCCCGACCCCCAGCACAATCTCACCTTGCCCCTGCAGATCACAAGAGAATTTCCAGCAGATACAAAAGCCGCATTCAATTTCTGCCCGGAGAGGCATCTAGACCTGACACTCAGCActcacaacatacacacacacacacacacacacacacacacacacaccacctacacTCATTTGCTTCTCCCAGATCCTCGACAACGTAGCTTAGGATATAAACACTTATACAAAAAGACGGTAAATAACAAAACTGGAAGTCAGTCGAGTTAGGTGGCTAGAACATCTACCCCTGAACATGAAGTAATTACAGGTAAGAAAGTtgatcagtgagctctgggattTCAGCGAGGTGAAGAGAAGGTTCTTGTTGCTAGAGAAAAGCAGCGTTCCTATTGACTGGCATGGGGACCTCAAACTccagtccctcctcctcctgaagAAAGCTGCTTTAGATATTGGCAGTAGAAAGCAAGGCACAGGAGTCCCCGTGATTCACAGGCTTGCACCGTCCAGGCACGGATGGAAGGGGCAGAAGCTGGGGTGGCCCATAAGTGGTCTGGCAGGTGACATGGCCATGATGAACCCATGCTGGACCTTTCCcacatttctccattttttccctCTCGATGGGCTGAAATTTGGCACAAgggcaacaaaaaaaaaaaaaaaaaaaaaaaaaaaaaaaaaaaaaaaaaaaatctcaggacaAAGGTCAGCGTAGGCTGGTACAGGACGTGCTTTGCCCTGACCTCTGGAAAGGTCTAGATTGCCGGTACTTTGCTCTGGGAAAGGGCAAACATCTCTGGGTTCAGATGTACTGGGAGGGCAAGGGTAAACAGAATGAGCCATTCCTCGGTGGCAAATGGCTGGTGCCATCCTCGCCATCAGGGCCCCGACCTTGTATGCACAAGCGTTCACTTCCCACAGCGCGGTGTGAGAAAGATTGGCAgattgggcagctcacaaaccTGTACCACAAGCAGCCTTGGTTTAAGTGCCAGCCAAATCCAGCCCCTGGCAAGGCTTTCTATTTACCTACCCATTACGATGGGCAACCCCACTACAGTGTTAGGCAGCGGCTGCAGGGACCAAATGCCAACTATGAAAGTGCTTTTTGGGCTGTACAGCTGGAATGCACCTCCCTGGGGACATAAGAGCACCATCACCTCCACCTGCTGCAGAAAACCAGGGCAGCCAGGCTCAGTGGCCCACCGGAGGCGGGTGCTAAGGCCCAGGGCTGAGGGGCTCCTTGGAGACTGGAGCACTGGGCAGGGACTTCAGGTACTCCAGGTGTCGTCTGGCATCCTCCTGGTTATGGCGTACATAGTACACTACGTAGGCAATCACCATGGTAAACCAGCCGAACATGGTGACCAGCATGGCGACATCAGTGGTCTTCCGGTGGGTACTGCAGAAGCTGGCACCTGAGTCCAAGACCTGGATCAGCGGCTTGCCCACAAACTGCTCCTGGGCCGAGGTATGACAGGCAATTTCATCCACAGAGTCAGGGTCCAGCTTCAGCTCCCACAGGGCCTCCTGGAGGGCACACTCACAGTGCAGTGGATTGTGGGACAGGCGGATCTTGGCACTCAACTTGCCCAGTGCATCCTTTGGAATTCTTCGGATGCGATTGTGGGATAAGTCCAGGAGCCGCAGGCCCCCAGCCAGACCTGAGAAGGCTGCTGGCCCAATGGCCTCAATGGCATTATGGGACAGGTCCAGCTCCCTCAGTTGGGGCAGGTGCTGGAAGGCTCCATTGGGGACTCTGGAGATTCTGTTGGCATCTAGTTTTAGAAGCACCGTGTCAGCTGGGATGTCCCTGGGGATCTCCTGCAGACCTCTTGAGCTGCAATGGACAGCCACAGCCCCGGCATGGTCAGGACACTGGCAGGCCTGTGGGCAGGAGGCACCTAACCGTAAgcagaagaggatgaagaagcaAGACCCTTGGGAGGGGGCCAGTGGGGATGAGGGGCTCTGCCTGCCCCTGGGGCCCATCTTGCCTCCACCTGACCCAGGTAGCTCTTCTCTTCTGGGATCTGCAAACGAGTGTCCTTCCTTACGTTGCAAGCAGTCATCCAACACAAACTCTTGTGTCTTCGCCTGCTGAAGAGCCTAGTGGTCTCAGTTCTACAAGAAAACAACGAAAGGGGGCTGAGGGTGACCAACACTGCCCGTTTCAATCTATTTTGGGAGGACAAGGCCAGGGAGGAAAGGAATCATAGACACACCAGGTTTGAGGCAGGGTTCCAGGCTATCACACATACCTGCTTTGTAACTTACTCTGGAAGATTCCCAAGGCCACCCAGAGAGGCATCTCCCAGCTAAGACATCTAGGGCTGACCGATAGCTAGAAACTGGCCCTAGCGAGGTAGTTACAGAACCCTGCCCTAGCCTTCTGGTCACCCACCCATAGCTGGGGACACAAGTCTGGGCGGAGGCCCAGggatccatctctctctctcccctcccccagctccaggCGCGTGCTGGCGGAGGGCTTCCCTCCAGATCCATGCGAGCCAGGTCGGGCGGGGCAGGTGGCCGCGTTCGCCAGTGTGTCCCCAGGCACTCGGCTACCTGTGACAGCTTAAAGATCGCGGTCATCAATAGAGCTCGCCGCGCGCCGCAGCAGCTCCACGCCCGCCGCGCTGGAGACATCGGAGAGGAAAAGCAGAGACCCCTGCGTGCGGCCCGGCTGAGCGGGGAGCGGCGGCAGAGAGCAGGGCGGCAGGGCAGGGACACTGGAGCCCAGCGGGTGGGAGGCCACGCGGGAATAGGGGCTTTACCTGAGTGGCCGCGGCTGCTCTACGCCTTCCGATCTTCCCGGAGCCTGACCAGAGCCCTCCCGGCTCCGCGGTGACCCGCCCCGTGCCCACCCAGCGGCCAGTAAAGGAGGGAGGCTGGCAAGCCAGGGCGGGAGGGGCGGGGGCCTTTGAGATAGGGGAGGGGCCGGCAAGAGGAGGAGCAGGGTGGGGCTTGGGACAGAGGGGCGGGGTTTATGTGTTGGGGCGGGGCCTTGAGGGaaggggtgggagtggagggatgGGTGGAGTGGGGCCTTGCGATAGGGGAGGCGCCGGTGAGAAGGGGTCTCAATAGAGGCCTTGGTGTTCTGTGCGTTGGGGGACGGGGCGTAGTATGTTCTGGGTGGGAGGGGCCAGGTAAGGGCGTGGTCTGCGTGTTGAGGGGCGGTGTCTCTAAAAGGCTGTCCTGTGCGAGAGGAGGGGCTTAtaggaagaggggcaggggaggggagggtcctaTTTGAGGAAGGCCAAGGCCTTAAAGGGAAGGGCGGGGTAGGTGAGGGTCTGGGTAGGGCCTGGGGCTTGCGTAAGGAAGAGCTGAACAAAGTTCATAAAATCCTACGGGGCCAGCACACCGAGCAGGGAGCCTAACGAGGGGTGCGCAGGGTTGTGGGCGAGGTTTGTGTGGGGGCGGGACCTGGTATGTAAATTGCACTGACTGGGGTGGGAATGTGGGCGGGGTCTGGAGGGGCGTAGGCGGGTTTAGGTACCGGCTTTCTAGGGCATTGGTAAGGGAATTGTCCGTGGGCGTGCCACGTGGCCAAACCCCGCCCTGAGCAGCCCCACTGCATGACTGACGCCCCTCACCCCAAGTCTCCCGTCTAGGGTCGGAGCAGCCTAGAAAGGCAAATGGGGGCGTCGATGCGGGACCTGATCCTCAGCCCGGAACCTGTCACCACCGTCCTCAGGAGGACCCCAGTCTCCCTTTGTCACCTGCCTTCCTCGCGCCGTGGAGTCTGCGTTTCCCACGACTTCCATAAATGGCCTCCTATCACTTAGGTTCTCTTTCCGCCTCCTTATTTCTCGGTTCACCACGCCGAGTGGCTCCCTAGGTCCACTCAGTGTCAGTTTCTATATCTGTAACCTGTTCGGCTCCGGCTGGGTTTTGATCTGGAATTCTAACAGATGGGCCATTGGGAGCATTATGCCTTGAGTGTGTACCCTGAAGGCCAGTGGTTGGAGGATGTTTGGTTCCGTGCTACACCCCACTGACAACACAGTTCCTGCTGAGCCAGTGGCTCTGACTGAGGACTCTGGGTGTGGAGCCGTAGCTTGAGCTGTGGTATGGGTCTGTGTCACCCCAAAGGCTCATCATGGTGTGGTCTTGTTTGTTTCCTGTCTGCtccatttctctgcttttagatGAGCCgtttgttttccttaattttgTGAGAATTCTCTGGAAACATCCTCCTTATCAGGCACataatttgtaaatattgttTCTCAGGCTGTCTTTCTATTCTTCTGACAGTTTttcccacagtttttttttttgttttgttttttgtttttgtttttttttttttttttgatagagtcTAACTCATCGGTCTTCTTTCTCTGGTGGAAAATGATCTGGGGGTATCTTATGTAAGATGTCTTTgtcttaggtttaaaaaaaaaaagccacagggTCTTGTGGGTATACAGATCTGCATTTGAGTCTGGGTTTGGAGGTGTGTGAGACATAGTGAACAGCTCATTTTGTCTGTTGTTGAGAGGAACATCTTTTCTTCGGttgctgagaattttttttttttaagtcaggagTGGatattggagtgtgtgtgtgtgtgtgtgtgtgtgtgtgttatttaatgtatatgaagagtacactgtagctgtcctcagacacaccagaagagggcatcagatcccattacagatggttgtgagccaccatgtggttgctgggaattgaactcaggacctctggaagagcagtcggtgctcttaacagctgcgccgtctctccagccctggattttttttttttttaagtccgtTAAAATTGGCTTATAGCAATTGTTCTTCAAGTGTTAAATTGGCCTGTGTTTACAAGTGCCGAATTTTTCCCCTTAGCCTTATGTTTTGTGTAAATCAAAGTTTCTGTCTCACTCAAGCTGCGGCAGTCGTCAGCATAAAGGAGTTCATAAGACACCCCTGAAAGACCTTCAATGTCCGTGAATGTGAGTGATTGCCACTGTTCTTACGAATGACTCCTCTTGTGACCTATGCTTTCTCTCTGATAATCTGGGAGAGACATGTATTGATTTTGTTGATCAACTCAGAAcaacaatttttgttttaaatagcttcCCCACTGTTTTactttcctgccttgacttcctctcTGAACATTGTTCTGTCTCTTGCTTGCATGCATTtaacttcctcttcccttcctagtTTCCTCAGCTAGAGGCCAGGCTCCTGGACAGTGTTTCCTTTCCCAGCATAGGTACTTCCTATTGTCCTGTTTCTGCTGCATACTAGAACCTTAatatttatgggtttttttttcttatcaagtTTAAAATTCTCTATAACCTCTCATTCTAGTTTTTTATAAAtacttatttatctgtttgtgtgGTCAGGCGAATGGCCCCCGagaccatggaggtcagaagacaacttgctgtagtgagaatttgggtttctttaaaacaaaaaacaaaaaacaaaaaaaaaacagttatgttatgttatgtgaatatacgtttttgttttaatctcaagTGTAGgataagaggctgcttcacagcaggtgattatgatttgcctcatgcactGGCAGGGgcgtgatttttgccagctgtgGATAGTTTAATTCCGTGGATTCTGGAGAGTATAAATGAAAGAACCCCGAAGAGCGCTGTGGCAGCTGCCTCTCCCCCTGCCCACTTCTCATGATGCTCCTGATTGCTGTTATTGAGGTTTAACAGTCCTGTTAAAGACTGCACTCACCCCCAAGAACCCAATGCCCCTAACCAACAGGAAGTAGCCTATTTTGTTGTCTGAAAGAGGTCTATGCCCCTTTTCCTTCTAgtgttccctcctttctctcctacctagtgttgggggtggAGGATTGGAAAAGATCAGGAGGGATAAAGGTGGAATGGGTGGTAGAtgtaagaacccaataaaatatcttaaaaacaaatatgtaaacaaCTTGTAGAAGTGGGGTCTCCCGTTCCACCATATGGgacctagggatcaaactcaggtcctcaggattggcagcaagcacctaTTTCCTGCTGAACCTTCTCACCAGCCTCTCCAGTTCTCATCTGGTCCATGAGTTTAATAGTATGTCATTCGATTTCCAGATGTTTGGAAATTTTCCAGCAATCTGTTTTTACTAATTTTCATTGTCAGAAGATATAGTCTATATTGCAGGTTCtcttaattaataataaaatcattttgttccTATTTCATAACTatcattttgctactgctataaatcatgatgtaaataaatatccgCTATGCAATATCGCTATGCTGCgacccactggttgagaactgctgccgtAGGGTTTACTAGACCCATTTATGGTCCAGAATACAAGGAAGGTTTGTGTGCACTCAGAAGATGTGTTCTGCTGCTCAGTGGGGTGTCCTGTGATATGGAGGTTGCTGGCTACAtctcagagaagcttctggaaTTGCCAACTTGCCTAGTTGCTCTAGTGATTACTGAGATGTGGGGATAGAGATCCATAATTATAATTGTAGATTAGGtccatcaagatggctcagctagtaaaggcacttgctaaagcctgagttcgattcccagaatcCCCAAGTGGGTAACAAGAGAGACTGGCTCTACAAAGaaatcctctgacctccacatgtgctctgtggtatgagtgtacacacacacacacatatacacacacatatacacacatacacacatacacacacacatacacacacacatacacacacacatacacacacacatacacacacacacatacacacacatacacacacacatatacacacatacacacacatacacacatacacatacacacacacacacacacatacacacacacatacacaaataaatccCGCACAATAGTAAATATAATGGCTtagggtggtttgtttgtttcaaggtggggtttctctgtatactccTGTCTGTGctgaagctcactctgtagaccaggctggcctcaaactcagagatccacttgtgtctgcctcccaagagttggGATGAAAGtcatgcaccactaccaccacccagctaaaataaaatggtaaaaaaaaaaattttttttgaattgtAGATTACATGTGTGCGTGCCtatgtttgtatatgtgggtgtatgtatgtttacatgaatgtgtgtgtgtgtgtgaacactcgtgtgtatatgtatagactGGAAGCTGATGTTGagtgtcttcttcagtctctACCTTAGtgttgagacagtatctctcaattcagagctcaccaatttggctagtCCAGCTGGCCAACAAGTCccaggaattctcctgtctccacctccccagcactgagattacagacacattttttaaacacaggtgctggggacctgaactcgGTTTCTTGTGCTTGTGCAGTCAACATGTTACCAACTGAACTTCAGACCCCATCAAGACTTCATTTTGCTCATTTTGAACCTGTTCTGATGGCATGTGCTCTTGACTGTTGTCACTGTGAACTGGTCATGTGTATCCCCAGAAACCCACCTTGTGTGATGCTAACACAGCCACAGCCAGCTTCCTTTTGGTCGAGTTAGAGCAGGATGTCCCAAGCTGTCCTTTCTTGTCACATAGTGGGGCTCTCTCAAAAACCAATCAACTccaaagggaaaaacaaagacTCTAAGAAAGTTCCCTCCATGGAGCCAAGTGTGCTGGCTGCTCCTCTCCCTGGTGAGCAATAATCTTACAAGGAGGATTTTTTATGGTTCATAGTTTGAGACTGCCATCCTGGTGGAGAAGGCGGGGTAGCAGGTGCCTGTACATAGTCTGGAAGGCAGGATTTACTCAAGACTTACTTACTCTATCTTGGAGGACTGGGAAGCAAAGTGACATTcaaatgacttttttctttttcttgttttatggtACCCAAGTCCCCAGCCCACAGGGTGGTGTCACCCACACCCAGAGTGGGTATTCCTGCCTCAGTGTgatgtttggcccagggaataGCACAATTAGGAGGTAaaaccttgttggagtaggtgtgtcactgtgggtatgggctttaatacacttgtcctagctgcctggaagccagtcttctgctagcagcctttagatgaaaatgtagaactcttagctcttcctgcaccatgcctgcctggatgctgccatacttccacctttatgataatggactgaacctctaaacctgtaagccagtcccaattaaatgttatccttataagagttgccttggtcatggtgtctgttcacagcagtaaaactctaactgaGACACTCAGTTAAACTCTTtgagaaacaccctcatagacatgcccaggaatgttcttcagtcttctagaTGATCCTAAGTCCAGTCAAGTTTACAGTGACTGGTCATCACAGAGGGTTTATGTGATCAGACAGACAGTAGCTATCCAGTGAGAAGGGTACAGCCTTGCTCTGGTGATGTCCTGTAGGCATAACATTATTGTGCACAACataaagattatccttgtattattcaagTGTTTGTTTCTGTGCTGCCATATCTGGTTGCAATCCTTATTCTAAGAATCTCTTGTCTCAATGTTGTAGAAACATTGTTCCCCATGTATTCCCTGATTAGTCAGTAAAGCTAAGCTAGATGATCAGCTAGTGACTGGGCATTGGAGAGAATAGGGCTGGGTTTCCACGaaggggaggtagaggaagaggagggaagagagaaagcgGGGGGGGGGAAGTAGAGATTACCCATGGGGAGAGAGTCCAAGATAAACCATAAGAAAACACCTGGAACAGAGAAAGCCATAAAATGCAAGTAGCACaagaatttggggggggggtgcttagCAGATTAGCATAGATTAAAATAGAGTAGTAACTGCTCAGTTATTGTGCCCTTACagctgtaaaaataaatacaatagcctagtctcaattatttgggagccAGCGGGGTAAGGGGAAAACTGtaacacatcttttaaaatgcCACTAAAAATGTCCTGTCCACTGAGTCCATGCAGCTGCGAGAAGACAGTGGACTCACTCAAACTGAATACACTGTCCAGAGGGACAGGTTGCTCACCAATGAAAAGGTCACTACAGACAGCAGACGTCTGAGTCACTGCTGCAAGTGGGAAAAGCTAAAAAGTCAGTATCAACCAGCCTGCATCAGTGTAATGAGATCCTAAGACAAATGGCAGCCACGATAAATCCAGTCAGCATGACGGCCAGACTGTAGCTTTTAGGCCTGTGGTGTCTCCTGGCTTTACTGGCTTGGTTTAAAGGATGACGGAGAAGGAGAAGAGCTCTAAGCAATGTCTCAACATGTCTTTGTTTCCTCGTCCGCCTTCTTGAACGAGGCATAGGCCTGTGATTTGGGTTCATAACTTGAATGTTGGAGCCTTCATCCCTGGCATGGTGCTTCTGGAAGGTAGTGGGACCTTCCGGAGGTGGGACTGAATGAGGAGAGGGGTGTCTCAAGTCATTGCAGAGATACCCTTGGAGGAAACCATGACCTGCATCTTTCAGTCTCTCAGCTGGTGGACATGAGATTGGTTTGTTTTGGCTCCTACATGCtcacccatcccccatccctccaCCATCATGGTATTAACACATGCAGTGTCTTGATCACATGACATAGGGTGGCCAAGGCActgccaggccagccagagcgGAGCCAATTGCCTTTTAGACCCCTTTTCTCAACAGTTTGGCCCAGACGGCCTCCTCTGTACCACTGGACTCTTTGTTTCTTCCAGAAATCCTACATTTCTCAGGATTCTTGGGTCTCCAGGGTTTCCTGGATCACCTAGAATTCCCGGCTCTCTGCATTGTTTTGAAGcctgaactggaaaaaaaaagcagcctaGGACTGTGCCCTCCAGTTTCCATAGAGCCATACAGTAGCCCTCACTGGGCTTCCTGTCACTTCCCAGAGACCCTTTTGTTGTTTGGCAGGAGATGCCAATCAGACCACCTCCCTCTGGGCATCTAGGGCTTCTTTCTGGGAACTAGGGACACCACGTGTCTGGGAAACCAGGTGACCTCGGGCAGCTCAGGACAGACCTTTGTTCCTGGTGATCCCAGTTGAGTCCTAAA
The sequence above is drawn from the Arvicanthis niloticus isolate mArvNil1 chromosome 20, mArvNil1.pat.X, whole genome shotgun sequence genome and encodes:
- the Lrrc3 gene encoding leucine-rich repeat-containing protein 3 isoform X1, translating into MDLEGSPPPARAWSWGRGEREMDPWASAQTCVPSYGTETTRLFSRRRHKSLCWMTACNVRKDTRLQIPEEKSYLGQVEACQCPDHAGAVAVHCSSRGLQEIPRDIPADTVLLKLDANRISRVPNGAFQHLPQLRELDLSHNAIEAIGPAAFSGLAGGLRLLDLSHNRIRRIPKDALGKLSAKIRLSHNPLHCECALQEALWELKLDPDSVDEIACHTSAQEQFVGKPLIQVLDSGASFCSTHRKTTDVAMLVTMFGWFTMVIAYVVYYVRHNQEDARRHLEYLKSLPSAPVSKEPLSPGP
- the Lrrc3 gene encoding leucine-rich repeat-containing protein 3 isoform X2, whose product is MDLEGSPPPARAWSWGRGEREMDPWASAQTCVPSYGTETTRLFSRRRHKSLCWMTACNVRKDTRLQIPEEKSYLGQACQCPDHAGAVAVHCSSRGLQEIPRDIPADTVLLKLDANRISRVPNGAFQHLPQLRELDLSHNAIEAIGPAAFSGLAGGLRLLDLSHNRIRRIPKDALGKLSAKIRLSHNPLHCECALQEALWELKLDPDSVDEIACHTSAQEQFVGKPLIQVLDSGASFCSTHRKTTDVAMLVTMFGWFTMVIAYVVYYVRHNQEDARRHLEYLKSLPSAPVSKEPLSPGP
- the Lrrc3 gene encoding leucine-rich repeat-containing protein 3 isoform X3 — protein: MGPRGRQSPSSPLAPSQGSCFFILFCLRLGASCPQACQCPDHAGAVAVHCSSRGLQEIPRDIPADTVLLKLDANRISRVPNGAFQHLPQLRELDLSHNAIEAIGPAAFSGLAGGLRLLDLSHNRIRRIPKDALGKLSAKIRLSHNPLHCECALQEALWELKLDPDSVDEIACHTSAQEQFVGKPLIQVLDSGASFCSTHRKTTDVAMLVTMFGWFTMVIAYVVYYVRHNQEDARRHLEYLKSLPSAPVSKEPLSPGP